Genomic DNA from Eleutherodactylus coqui strain aEleCoq1 chromosome 8, aEleCoq1.hap1, whole genome shotgun sequence:
CAGCGAGGTGACGGAGGAGCTGCCTGTGAGGTCAGACCAGAGATCAGCGGGGTGACGGAGGAGCTGCCTGTGAGGTCAGACCAGAGATCAGCGGGGTGACGGAGGAGCTGCCTGTGAGGTCAGACCAGAGATCAGCGGGGTGACGGAGGAGCTGCCTGTGAGGTCAGACCAGAGATCAGCGGGGTGACGGAGGAGCTGCCTGTGAGGTCAGACCAGAGATCAGCGGGGTGACGGAGGAGCTGCCTGTGAGGTCAGACCAGAGATCAGCGGGGTGACGGAGGAGCTGCCTGTGAGGTCAGACCAGAGATCAGCGGGGTGACGGAGGAGCTGCCTGTGAGGTCAGACCAGAGATCAGCGGGGTGACGGAGGAGCTGCCTGTGAGGTCAGACCAGAGATCAGCGGGGTGACGGAGGAGCTGCCTGTGAGGTCAGACCAGAGATCAGCGGGGTGACGGAGGAGCTGCCTGTGAGGTCAGACCAGAGATCAGCGGGGTGACGGAGGAGCTGCCTGTGAGGTCAGACCAGAGATCAGCGGTGTGCGGGGTGACGGAGGAGCTGCCTGTGAGGTCAGACCAGAGATCAGCGGGGTGCGGGGTGACGGAGGAGCTGCCTGTGAGGTCAGACCAGAGATCAGCGGGGTGACGGAGGAGCTGCCTGTGAGGTCAGACCAGAGATCAGCGGTGTGCGGGGTGACGGAGGAGCTGCCTGTGAGGTCAGACCAGAGATCAGCGGTGTGCGGGGTGACGGAGGAGCTGCCTGTGAGGTCAGACCAGAGATCAGCGGGGTGACGGAGGAGCTGCCTGTGAGGTCAGACCAGAGATCAGCGGTGTGCGGGGGTGACGGAGGAGCTGCCTGTGAGGTCAGACCAGAGATCAGCGGTGTGCGGGGTGACGGAGGAGCTGACCTCTCTGCTtgcctcctgcctgcagtctatgggagagcatgcacCGCGGGAACCAggatgatgccccccccccccccgccccaacaGCTCCAGAAGACAAGATTATGTGCCGGCGGGACGGGTTACTGTATGCGGGCGGTCAGCGGCTCTGCCGGCGGGCAGCGGGTGCATGCGGGCGGTAAGCGTGTCTGTGGGCAGGCAGCGGTGCGTGCGGGCGGTCAGCGGGTCTGTGGGCAGGCAGCGGTGCGTGCGGGCGGTCAGCGGGTCTGTGGGCAGGCAGCGGTGCGTGCGGGCGGTCAGCGGTGCGTGCGGGCGGTCAGCGGTGCGTGCGGACGGTCAGCGGGTGTGCGGGCGGGCAGCGGGTCTGCGGGCGGGCAGAGGGTGGCTGCGGATAGTCACTGCTCTTGCGCTGACAAACATGGTGGATTATTCGCAGCGCCCCGCGGGCACACACCCTACGAGTGCTGGATGAGCGGTCGTTGTACTGCATAGAATGAATTACATTGTGCTTTTCCTGGGTTGCGCCGATTATCATGTAATCGCTTCTATCTGGTTTCTTCTCCAGAATCCGGCGCCGCTGTCTGCGAGTTCTTCTTGAAGTCGGCCTGCAGTAAAGGTAAGTGACTAGTCGGGGCCCCATACTGTAGTCACCAGCAGGGACTAAGCCTCATAATAGCGGTCAGACGTGGCGGCACAGAAGTACCCGTGTGAATGTAAGGTTTGTCGCTCTCAGGGGGCATGTGCCCGTTCCGTCACATTAGCGGGGAGAAGACTGTGGTCTGCAAGCACTGGTTACGAGGACTCTGTAAGAAGGGCGACCAGTGCGAGTTCCTCCACGAGTATGACATGACCAAGATGCCCGAGTGTTACTTCTACTCCAAGTTTGGTAAGTTGTTACTGCTTGTTGCTGATGGCGCTCGTGGCTGCAGCCTGGCACAGAGCTGTGGcatagacgagtatctccctgtacGGGGGGCTCGTGTGTCCTGCTGTGGCTCCGTGGCCGCCCCTCTCCGGGGGCCGGCCTGTATGTTTGATATCCTTTTGCGGTAATACAAgtgtttgattgctttttattccgttTTTGTCTTGGAGATGCCATGACCAAAGAAGTCCCCGTCTCCAGCCTGATTGGGGCGCGGCTGAATTGCCGGCAGCATTTTATATGGTTCTCATCCTTGGAGTTCTCCCATCACGGCCGTCGGTTAGGGGTTGGCGATACAATTTTGGGGTAGATGTATGTTGGAGAACTTCTGGGAGAAGGATAACAATAGAACCATTCCTCCATTGTTACACCGTATGCTGTCAGTGACGTTGGGCACATGATGTCAAGACCAAACGGCCGCCTTCCTGCGGCCCTGGTGGACTGGGGTCAGCCTGACAGCCGTGATGTACTGCCTTCTGGCCCCTGCAGTGCCTTCTGAGGAGTTTGTGTACACTTCCCAGGTGCATCAGTGAATCTTGGGTGTCCATGACCGGGTTGCTGGTTCACCTTAACATAGTCAATGCCAaccctattactacagggggtccTCTTGAAAACAGTTCTGCATCTGGGGAGCCCTAGTGCCACGTGGTGGCAGGACAGGTACTGCACTCCTGAACAGTCGTGCGGTACTGATGGGTTTCCAACTCTACAAAGCCTCCTTCAGCAGGCTGACCTCCATATTGTAGAGTTGATGGGTCTTGGTCACTCGGGGAATCCTTGTTTAGGATCAACCCTGGTTGGGAACGCCAACTTAAGACGGCAAGATGCTGTTTGTGACGAGTTGGCCACCATGCTGTATGTCAGCTGTACTACAGTAAGTCGGGTAGGCTTTCTAGACTCGCATTGCTTTAAATCTGTCTGATTTCAGGGGAGTGCAGTAACAAGGAGTGCCCGTTCTTACATATTGACCCAGAATCCAAGATAAAGGACTGTCCTTGGTATGATCGCGGCTTCTGTAAACACGGTAAGGGCGGACGCCGCGTGGCCTGAGTGTGACGCCTGCCACAGATGTAGATGCCGCTATGAAAGCTTGGTTTCTCTTGCAGGCCCTATATGTCGGCATCGGCACACGCGGAGAGTCATTTGTGTCAACTATCTCGTAGGATTTTGTCCTGATGGCCCGACCTGTAAATTCATGCAGTGAGTATCATCTTGTCTGTAAGCATGGCGCGGTGTACCGCCTCCTCTGAGCCACCCCTGCAGGTGAGGAGCCACACCTTGCATCTTTCCCATAGACATCCCGGCTGCAGGACTCGCATCTGAAGGCAATCCTTTAATAAGGAGTATTGTTCATGCGACGGTCCTAGCCCGGTATGAATTATGTTTTCAGAATTGGCCAGGCCAGCCCTAGTTATAATTTACGGGCCATGTGTATGTCGCTGTGTAGTATGCCAGGCATATGTTCCTCATCGGAGGACCTCTTGAAGAGATATGACCGAAATGGGAAATGATGCTTTTTCTACAAGTGCGACACGTACACCCCTCCCTTCTCTGAATGACCTCTGAGAGGGCGAGGCGTCTTCTAGGGAAACTTTTAAGAACCAGGGGTTCAGCAAGATGGGTTGTCAGACTTCGGAGATGCACTTCAGCATGAGGCTTTTCAGTTTGCTTCAGTGATGCCGCACAAACAAAACCTTGGACCAAGTATCCcaaatctggtaactttctttaGTTTCTCCTTGCTTTGCGTTAAAATACTGCCCTGTACccctgtaaaccttatctccactgtaacatccctttctgtatatttttgtatacacatagttagcactgctagtcttaagaattaatctgcaatttattaatcagccttgtctgttttaaaacgaaccataactcCAAAGATTGTGATTCATAGTCCGGGATCAAGCTCCCGGTGATATAGAAGCTGGTGATGGCAGCGTGTGGGTATTGTAGAGCGCTGGAGATGTTACACCGACCAGGGGGGGATTTGAGCTTTCGTTCTGCATGCATGCAGGagcctgagaaagctgggtacaaaacCGTGAGGTGCGAGCCCTCCGGGCCCCTCGGCGAACCGTGAGGTGCGAGCCCTCCGGGCCCCTCGGCGAACGCACTAAGGGGTGTCGTTTATAGAGTGGGGTCATTTAAAAGTCTTCCGCAATATTGAAATGACGTGGCCGGCGCATCATGCGACGCCGTGGGCGCATGTGCTTCGGAGGGCggcggatccagaggtaagtatggggtctctgggggagcGCCGTGACGagctccgctgtggaattccgcttgGCCGAATGcagctattaaccttttaaatgctgctgtcaattctgacagcagcacttAAATCCCCCGGAcggcaccccccacccccgcggtgagatcagggtaGCCATGCTGGTGTTATGGCAGCTGgcggtcttctgaaaggccccatgacTGTCTTgccagactgcccatcaagccgtccctgtggggtggcctgataagactgcctgtcagaatgcagtatgatgtaatgctatggtattgcatcatactgcaggagccatcAGAGTaccgctagttgtggtcccctagggggactaaaagaaaatgtaaaaataataaagttttactaatttatttaaaaaaaaaaaaagaatacaagttcaaaaaaccctcttttgccatatttgcagtaaaaaaaatcaaaataataaactgaaaatacatattttgtatcgctgcgtccgtaaaagtcgatccatcaaagtaatgcattatttactgcgcACGGTGAACGACGCCCGAGGAAAAAATATAGAAAgttgccagaaatgcacttttttggtcaccctgtctccgagaaaaagtataataaaaagccatcaaaaagtcaattgtacgcAAAAATGGCGCCAACGGAACCGACAGGACGTATCGCACAGAACGAGCCCCGCACAACGgcgccgacggaaaaataaagttattgtgcagaaaatgtttaaaaatgcaagtagtgcagcaaaaaaacctGTCCTGTTGGTTATCGCAGTAATGACACCGACCCGTAGAATGACGTCATCCCTGCGTAGGAAGCCGCGCCATCAGCAGTCTCCGCACCGTATACATCGCGCTCTGAAGGAAGAGGAGCAGCTGGGATCTTCATAAGATGCTGGGACGAGTCCCGCGCCGCTCCCTGCCTCCTACGGACCAGTTCATTGGCGCCCCCTGCTGCTGATCTCCATACAATACAGTCATCGGGTTGCTTTTGTGCGCCATGGAAACAAAACGCGCCGAACGATGGCGGCAGGTcgctttttttccaattttgtacAGTTCCTCGGTCCGTTTTGCGCTCCATTAATTAGCGAcgctgaaaactacaactcgtcccgcaaaacagGCAGACAGCGAAGGATgcataaaggggggaggaaaaaacggaaatggggaaaaaagccaaaaagctccgtcactgaggggttaacccGTCGGAGTGCGGCTGTTTCCCGGCAGCGGTCGGGGGGGCTCGTTCTTTGCGCTCCGACTTGTATTTTCAGCACATTTAGTGCAcaatgtaatggtgacatggggAGAAAAACTGAATTTCACCTTTTTGGGGGAGGGGCAATAAGCCCCTGAATGTGCTGTGTGTGGGTGCGGCCCCCTGTTACAGGACGCATCCCGCCGTGTCCGCTGCTTATCTATAGatttgtttttaaccctttccaatccactgtctgacgtctgaagacattctgattgaaggctgtacagcttcgatgtcagaaggcgtccggcagggtattcttactgtagattactgactgCTCTGTTGTCGGCGCCTCTCCAGCTtgccacataccgcagtactggctctagccagcagatggcgccattgtataatggcagagagaGAGCCcctctaggaaactctgaatccaaaattggattgcaaagggttaaaacccctttTTATTATTCTGCACGTGGGGGACGTGAACTAGCAAGCATTTGTTCAGTATTGCTACAGACACTCTGTTAAGCCCCACCAATAGGCAGCCCTCGttttatcctccccccccccccccccccccccctcatcgtcttctatgatttctcccgCATTATCTGTTAAAGGGCCGGCGCTCTCGGTGTAAACCCTTCACACTGTTGACATAATTGGAGCCTCGTGGCTCTTCTGTAACTTCTCCTTCTCTCAGAATCTGTTTCATGTTTTCAGCAGTAGTTTTTGCACTGTGGAATAACGTGTGTCATTTTGCAGCCCCCGCTTTGAACTGCCTATGGGGGCCACCGAACAACCTCCTCTACCTCAGCAGACCCAGAGCCAGCAGAAGGTAACGAGCCTCGCACTGCTTGTAGTGCAGACACCGACCCATTCACTGATATATATTATATCTGTCTGCAGCAGAACAGCAGCCAGTCATCCCAGCGATCCTCGTCCCTCATCCAGTTAACGAGCCAGAGCTCCCCTCTCGGCCAGCAGCGCTCTCCACAAACTATCGGCGTGATGCAGTCCCAGAACAATAACGTCGGAAATCGGGGACCTCGGCCCCTCGACCAGGTTACCTGTTATAAGGTGAGATCTAGATGCTAGTAGTAGTACGGTTCTTTGCATCCGGGCTTATATGTATGTAAACAGGGAACTGGTctctgccagaagcagacagctccgttcccactgcagtgggcaggttttggtactacaggcaaagttttcattgaagtgagtggcctgcaataccaaacctgcccactacagtgggaacagagctgtctgcttctggcagaaATAAACCCAGCTAATGGATGTTCGGTGGGAATCCCTGCCAGTATACTATGG
This window encodes:
- the CPSF4 gene encoding cleavage and polyadenylation specificity factor subunit 4 isoform X2 gives rise to the protein MQELIACVEHIRFDLELAVEQQLGAQPLPFPGMDKSGAAVCEFFLKSACSKGGMCPFRHISGEKTVVCKHWLRGLCKKGDQCEFLHEYDMTKMPECYFYSKFGECSNKECPFLHIDPESKIKDCPWYDRGFCKHGPICRHRHTRRVICVNYLVGFCPDGPTCKFMHPRFELPMGATEQPPLPQQTQSQQKNSSQSSQRSSSLIQLTSQSSPLGQQRSPQTIGVMQSQNNNVGNRGPRPLDQVTCYKCGEKGHYANRCTKGHLAFLSGQ
- the CPSF4 gene encoding cleavage and polyadenylation specificity factor subunit 4 isoform X1; translation: MQELIACVEHIRFDLELAVEQQLGAQPLPFPGMDKSGAAVCEFFLKSACSKGGMCPFRHISGEKTVVCKHWLRGLCKKGDQCEFLHEYDMTKMPECYFYSKFGECSNKECPFLHIDPESKIKDCPWYDRGFCKHGPICRHRHTRRVICVNYLVGFCPDGPTCKFMHPRFELPMGATEQPPLPQQTQSQQKQNSSQSSQRSSSLIQLTSQSSPLGQQRSPQTIGVMQSQNNNVGNRGPRPLDQVTCYKCGEKGHYANRCTKGHLAFLSGQ